In Desulfatiglans sp., the following are encoded in one genomic region:
- a CDS encoding FliA/WhiG family RNA polymerase sigma factor — translation MQSPQATKRKLKVYNRPVPIRSNDKKETKREDLVTRYAPLVKTIAGRLALRLPQHISQDDLTSAGLMGLLDAIDKFDVEKGVEFKSYAEFRIKGAMIDELRSMDWVPRSVRKNAKMLAEAYSKVENRAMRPAHDEEVAKELGVDLNGFYKLLDDSRGISIFNEYDMKIQNGNGDGESAEEDTFELGFDQSPLQTLKKAELVKVIAGAIDRLPKNEKTAVSLYYYEELTMKEIGEVMGYTESRVSQLHTKAVIRLKNNLKNYFDK, via the coding sequence ATGCAGTCCCCTCAGGCAACAAAAAGAAAATTAAAGGTGTATAACCGGCCAGTCCCCATAAGGTCAAACGATAAAAAAGAGACCAAAAGGGAGGACCTTGTCACAAGGTATGCCCCGCTTGTAAAGACAATCGCTGGCAGGCTTGCCTTGAGGCTGCCGCAGCACATAAGCCAGGATGACCTTACCAGCGCAGGTCTTATGGGGCTCCTGGATGCCATTGACAAATTTGATGTTGAAAAGGGCGTTGAGTTCAAGTCATACGCTGAATTCCGCATCAAGGGCGCTATGATTGATGAATTAAGGTCAATGGACTGGGTACCCCGTTCAGTGCGTAAAAACGCAAAAATGCTTGCCGAGGCATACTCAAAGGTGGAAAACAGGGCCATGCGCCCTGCCCATGATGAAGAGGTGGCTAAGGAGCTGGGTGTTGATCTGAATGGCTTTTACAAACTGCTTGATGATTCAAGGGGTATAAGCATCTTTAATGAGTATGACATGAAGATCCAGAACGGTAACGGTGACGGTGAATCCGCAGAAGAAGATACCTTTGAGCTTGGATTTGATCAATCGCCTTTACAGACCCTTAAAAAGGCCGAGCTTGTTAAGGTTATTGCAGGAGCAATCGACAGACTACCCAAAAATGAAAAGACAGCTGTCTCCCTCTATTACTATGAAGAGCTTACAATGAAGGAAATAGGCGAGGTTATGGGCTATACAGAATCCCGTGTATCCCAGCTCCATACAAAGGCTGTGATAAGGCTAAAAAATAACCTTAAAAATTACTTTGATAAATAA
- a CDS encoding flagellar hook-length control protein FliK, with amino-acid sequence MDDMISPVQPKSGPSATSGETRNSITTPLKQGAIIKGTVQQRLKNGEFIISSGGKDLRAHSSLTLRVGHQYDFKVISAKDPLELRLIEGENKVQGNISTLISSANTIGHKLTQALSNAIQFPQIKNLPAQVSGLMDKLQEILKRPISAKDIPQIVSWVTKNIQGSGIFWEAKLLHLIMGKKGDAPKELADQDIKAILINILKNLDKTQEGKEGVQSLSISLRDALHLIEQEQVLNLDSMRNGIGWFVNLPFIDKDDFLSSELFIKKSKEGGLHFSIFLDMTFTGRMNIDTLFLNETASVMIYVENEKTRDIIIENGHELEEAFKKAGFITGKIRCEVRENVVPDEAVEKAGHSQVDITI; translated from the coding sequence ATGGATGATATGATTAGCCCTGTCCAACCCAAAAGCGGTCCTTCCGCCACATCAGGTGAAACAAGAAACAGCATTACCACTCCCCTGAAACAGGGGGCCATAATCAAAGGCACCGTACAGCAGCGGCTGAAGAATGGCGAATTTATTATCTCTTCAGGCGGAAAGGATTTAAGGGCACATTCATCTCTGACCCTAAGGGTGGGGCATCAATATGATTTTAAGGTCATTTCTGCTAAAGACCCTCTTGAACTCAGGTTGATTGAAGGAGAGAACAAGGTTCAGGGAAACATATCAACCCTCATATCCTCTGCAAACACAATAGGCCATAAACTCACCCAGGCACTTTCTAATGCAATACAATTTCCACAAATAAAGAATCTCCCTGCCCAGGTCTCTGGGCTTATGGATAAACTCCAGGAGATACTTAAGCGACCCATTTCTGCAAAAGATATCCCCCAGATAGTCTCATGGGTAACAAAGAATATCCAGGGAAGCGGCATCTTCTGGGAGGCAAAACTGCTTCATCTGATAATGGGGAAAAAGGGTGATGCGCCAAAAGAGCTTGCTGATCAGGATATCAAGGCGATACTCATTAACATCCTCAAGAACCTAGATAAAACCCAGGAAGGAAAAGAGGGGGTGCAATCATTATCAATCAGTTTGAGAGATGCACTGCACCTTATTGAACAGGAACAGGTCCTGAATCTGGACAGTATGAGGAATGGCATAGGCTGGTTTGTGAACCTCCCATTTATAGATAAGGATGATTTTTTATCCTCTGAGCTTTTTATCAAAAAATCAAAGGAAGGGGGCCTGCATTTTTCCATATTCCTTGATATGACCTTTACAGGCAGGATGAATATAGATACCCTGTTTCTAAATGAAACAGCATCTGTAATGATCTATGTGGAGAATGAAAAGACAAGGGACATTATCATTGAAAATGGCCATGAGCTTGAAGAGGCATTTAAAAAGGCAGGGTTTATAACAGGTAAGATCAGGTGCGAGGTAAGAGAGAATGTTGTGCCGGACGAAGCTGTTGAAAAGGCCGGTCATTCACAGGTTGACATAACAATATAG
- a CDS encoding flagellar biosynthesis protein FlhB, with product MEEEKNEIKKAVALKYERGKDAAPKVTAKGTGLIAEKILEIAEKEGIPITEDPDLVTALARLDFYDQIPPELYRAVAEILAFAYSINNKMKTGMK from the coding sequence ATGGAAGAAGAGAAGAACGAGATAAAAAAGGCTGTTGCCCTGAAATATGAGAGGGGAAAGGATGCCGCGCCAAAGGTAACCGCAAAAGGGACAGGCCTTATTGCAGAAAAGATACTTGAGATCGCGGAAAAGGAGGGCATCCCCATTACCGAAGACCCTGACCTTGTTACTGCCCTAGCAAGGCTTGATTTCTATGACCAGATACCCCCTGAACTCTACCGTGCTGTAGCAGAGATACTTGCCTTTGCCTATAGCATAAACAATAAGATGAAGACGGGCATGAAATGA
- a CDS encoding PilZ domain-containing protein translates to MGEHNQKEQRAYERFRVKDGVFAVIRKNNDTKLTVGQIIDISQGGMSFKYLANCEPIDGVHKLDIYSSGNGAQLKDITFRVVTDFRIDSPFPFSTVFMRRGGLQFQDMSDDHMSRFFEFIGKFADIETLN, encoded by the coding sequence ATGGGAGAGCATAACCAAAAGGAACAGAGGGCGTATGAGAGATTTCGTGTAAAGGATGGTGTCTTTGCGGTGATCAGGAAAAATAATGACACAAAACTTACTGTCGGGCAGATCATAGATATCAGCCAGGGGGGTATGAGCTTCAAATACCTCGCCAATTGTGAACCAATAGATGGTGTTCATAAACTGGATATCTACTCTTCAGGGAATGGCGCACAGCTTAAAGATATAACCTTCAGGGTTGTAACCGATTTCAGGATTGACAGCCCGTTTCCTTTCAGCACTGTTTTTATGAGAAGGGGAGGTCTGCAATTTCAGGATATGTCAGATGATCATATGAGCAGGTTTTTTGAGTTTATCGGAAAATTTGCTGATATAGAAACGCTTAATTAG
- a CDS encoding YjgP/YjgQ family permease, translating into MRITLIKYISKEIWSIFLTCMMVFIFIIMASRILNLTELIVNQGVGLKELFGLILSLLPKVILFAMPVACLMGVLLSFIRMGSDNEIIALHSSGISLNQLMPPVVLFCFISLILSLFLTLFLSPYGNRTYKTLLMDIMKSRADFMVKERVFTDITPDLMLYVNSYSPKERVMEDVFVVDKRGGREKTFVAKKGRFIHQENSVMVQLFDGSVFPDDRDGKSQVHWFKVLSYNLELGDMSIYQEGHDREPEEMYPGELLDLIRSQGDDKANKTLAGLTYYEMFSIPFAVFLIGIAGAPLGAHIRAQGRAKGIVISLILFLSYYVILMSVRYMCERGSVDPAFGVWLPVIFLLMISIFLLMASSGRLFFGVLNRLVFSR; encoded by the coding sequence TTGAGAATTACACTTATTAAATATATTTCAAAGGAAATCTGGTCAATATTTCTGACCTGCATGATGGTATTTATATTTATCATTATGGCCTCACGGATACTTAATCTGACAGAGCTGATTGTCAACCAGGGGGTGGGTCTTAAAGAGCTTTTCGGGCTTATCCTGTCTCTTTTACCAAAGGTTATACTTTTTGCAATGCCGGTTGCATGCCTTATGGGGGTGCTGCTATCATTTATAAGAATGGGTAGTGATAATGAGATCATTGCTCTGCACTCCTCAGGTATAAGCCTTAATCAGTTGATGCCGCCTGTTGTTCTTTTCTGTTTTATCTCTCTTATCCTTTCCCTTTTTTTAACCTTGTTCTTAAGCCCCTATGGCAACAGGACATATAAAACCCTTTTAATGGATATCATGAAGTCAAGGGCTGATTTTATGGTAAAGGAAAGGGTTTTTACTGATATTACACCGGATCTTATGCTTTATGTAAACAGCTATTCTCCCAAAGAAAGGGTAATGGAGGATGTATTTGTTGTAGATAAAAGAGGCGGAAGGGAGAAGACCTTTGTAGCAAAAAAGGGACGGTTTATTCACCAGGAAAACAGCGTCATGGTACAGCTTTTTGATGGCTCTGTTTTCCCTGATGACAGGGATGGAAAATCTCAGGTGCACTGGTTCAAGGTCTTAAGTTATAACCTCGAACTGGGCGATATGTCCATCTATCAGGAGGGGCATGATAGAGAGCCTGAAGAGATGTATCCCGGAGAATTGCTTGACCTGATCAGGTCTCAGGGTGATGATAAAGCTAATAAGACCCTGGCGGGTCTTACTTATTATGAGATGTTTTCTATCCCTTTTGCAGTCTTTCTCATCGGCATTGCCGGTGCCCCTCTGGGCGCTCACATCAGGGCGCAGGGAAGGGCAAAGGGTATTGTTATCAGTCTGATTTTATTTTTAAGTTATTATGTTATCCTCATGTCAGTGAGGTATATGTGTGAAAGAGGTTCAGTTGATCCGGCTTTTGGTGTCTGGCTTCCTGTTATATTCCTGCTCATGATATCGATCTTTCTTCTCATGGCCTCTTCAGGAAGGTTGTTTTTCGGTGTTCTTAACCGGCTTGTATTCAGCCGTTAA
- the infA gene encoding translation initiation factor IF-1, producing the protein MSRTDLIELEGLVTRVMGRGTMEIQCDNNVIVHGVLSGRMKKNRIKVIQGDRVKVSVSPYDTSHGLVTYRFK; encoded by the coding sequence TTGAGTAGAACAGACTTAATAGAACTGGAAGGCCTTGTAACCCGCGTAATGGGGCGAGGCACAATGGAAATTCAATGTGATAACAATGTTATCGTTCACGGTGTGCTTTCCGGTCGAATGAAAAAAAACAGGATCAAGGTTATTCAGGGAGACAGGGTAAAAGTCAGTGTTTCACCATATGACACATCACACGGTCTTGTAACCTATCGTTTTAAGTAA
- a CDS encoding 3-deoxy-D-manno-octulosonic acid transferase: MNILYFIYRVITSVIFVILIIPFMLFVIFSGKYRRHLLERFGFIPERSAKSLISGPKIWVHAVSLGEIRVANSIISSLKGLVPGSSIILSTSTEHGRALALELFGNDVPVIYSPIDFFPLVKNAINRIKPDILIFLETEIWPSWIIEAKKRNVKIAMLNGRISGRSIRGYRRVMPFFRMVLSRFDLMSMIGQGDRTRIIEMGARPETVSVNGNAKYDMLIRSTTQGMNENIRRMLHIPPDAPVIVAGSIRTGEEEIILEAYKKIIDAFQDTVLIIAPRHLERIKELTELISIKGLKYHLRSELLAPGGARTEGIIIVDCFGELFNIYSAGNIAFCGASLVPLGGQNPLEPAAWGVPVFHGPHMEDFSDAMHLFKKYDADIEVQGAFDLAEKIIYYLNNRDLLSEKGRAAKDALMENSNVAEVQASLIKGLIEKKL; the protein is encoded by the coding sequence ATGAATATATTATATTTTATTTACAGGGTGATAACCTCTGTCATTTTTGTTATTCTCATAATACCCTTTATGCTCTTTGTTATCTTTTCAGGAAAGTACAGAAGGCATTTATTGGAGCGGTTTGGTTTTATACCTGAGCGCTCCGCCAAATCCCTAATTAGCGGGCCAAAGATATGGGTTCATGCTGTATCCCTTGGTGAGATAAGGGTGGCAAACTCTATAATTTCTTCTCTTAAAGGTCTTGTACCAGGCTCCTCTATCATACTCTCCACCAGCACTGAACATGGAAGGGCCCTTGCCCTGGAGCTGTTTGGCAATGATGTGCCTGTTATATATTCACCCATTGATTTTTTTCCCCTGGTAAAAAATGCCATTAACAGGATAAAGCCCGACATCCTCATATTTCTTGAGACAGAGATATGGCCCTCATGGATAATAGAGGCGAAAAAACGTAATGTTAAAATTGCCATGTTAAACGGCAGGATATCCGGCAGGTCAATCAGGGGCTACAGGCGGGTAATGCCCTTTTTCAGGATGGTTTTATCCAGATTTGATCTCATGAGCATGATAGGTCAAGGGGACAGGACCAGGATCATAGAGATGGGTGCAAGGCCTGAGACTGTTTCAGTCAACGGGAATGCCAAATATGACATGCTGATCCGTAGCACCACCCAGGGGATGAATGAAAATATCCGCAGGATGCTGCATATACCACCAGATGCCCCGGTTATTGTTGCGGGGAGCATAAGGACAGGTGAAGAGGAGATCATACTTGAGGCATATAAAAAGATAATCGATGCCTTCCAAGATACAGTGCTTATTATTGCACCCAGGCATCTTGAAAGGATCAAGGAATTAACAGAACTCATAAGTATAAAGGGGTTGAAATATCATTTGCGGAGCGAACTTTTAGCACCGGGGGGTGCCAGAACTGAGGGCATCATAATTGTAGACTGTTTTGGTGAGCTGTTTAATATCTACAGCGCTGGAAATATAGCCTTTTGTGGAGCAAGCCTTGTGCCCCTGGGAGGACAGAACCCCCTTGAACCGGCAGCCTGGGGCGTGCCTGTGTTTCACGGGCCACACATGGAGGATTTTTCAGATGCCATGCATCTTTTTAAAAAATATGATGCAGATATTGAGGTGCAGGGGGCCTTTGACCTTGCGGAAAAGATCATCTATTATCTGAATAATCGTGATCTCCTTTCTGAAAAAGGCAGGGCAGCAAAAGATGCGCTTATGGAAAACTCCAATGTTGCAGAAGTTCAGGCATCCCTTATTAAAGGGCTAATTGAAAAAAAGCTGTGA
- a CDS encoding response regulator: MTDHLTELKKELVFLNLYDKAREIFNELGERAVVSYIRSSHRLLSKVYHPDLNPENLHMAVKTQQSLNRLSILIGQMEDSEIIGIFDNIKLNGNENHRKKILVVEDEFGLQEIFKDIFRMEGYEVRVAVDGVNGFEMYKQFLPDLVFTDVVMPKMSGIELVSKIREITPDIKVIYISGFFGIRRLREELDDDIVKYRYPTLAKPFKTSEMLELVKGYLSRS; encoded by the coding sequence TTGACAGACCATCTGACAGAACTTAAAAAAGAGCTTGTCTTTCTTAATCTATATGACAAGGCTAGGGAAATCTTTAATGAGCTTGGTGAAAGGGCTGTTGTCTCATATATAAGGTCAAGCCATCGCCTTTTAAGCAAGGTATATCACCCTGACCTTAATCCTGAAAATCTTCATATGGCTGTAAAGACACAGCAGAGCCTTAACAGACTCAGCATCCTTATCGGCCAGATGGAGGATAGCGAAATCATAGGCATTTTTGATAATATAAAGCTAAACGGCAATGAAAATCACCGGAAAAAGATACTTGTGGTTGAAGATGAGTTCGGTCTCCAGGAGATCTTCAAGGATATCTTCAGGATGGAAGGCTATGAGGTAAGGGTTGCAGTAGATGGTGTAAACGGCTTTGAGATGTACAAGCAGTTTTTACCAGACCTGGTGTTTACGGATGTGGTAATGCCAAAGATGAGCGGCATTGAGCTTGTCAGCAAGATCCGAGAGATCACGCCTGATATCAAGGTGATATATATAAGCGGGTTTTTCGGCATAAGAAGGCTGAGGGAGGAGCTGGACGACGATATTGTAAAATACAGGTATCCGACACTTGCAAAGCCCTTTAAGACAAGCGAGATGCTTGAGCTTGTAAAGGGTTACCTTAGCCGCTCATGA
- a CDS encoding thioredoxin fold domain-containing protein has protein sequence MKNNFLIILLIYLLLSFTVEAKTPTVSVEVIHSTDRHEMSKSYPVLFRLTVASGWYIHGTTKEDYLIPTALVFTGTDGISVENIEFPLPEKIKFEYTDRAVDVYAGTFYAQGMVKVEQGAATGLKSITGELSYQACSKASCLAPETIPVEIELDVVTTGTATNQINQDIFLASERMDRSASKYDSGILWAILWIFLGGLALNLTPCVYPLIPITVSYFGGRENRHGSHTILLGILYISGLAFTNSILGVTAALTGGILGAALQYPVVLIIIALIMFSLGLSFFGLWEIHVPGSITKIASKNFSGYFGTFFMGLTLGIVAAPCLGPFVLGLLTYVGQKGDPFIGFLYFFVLSIGIGLPLCLLAIFSSAIDRLPMSGDWMLWVKKVMGWVMIFMGYYFLSTLIKNPMVYYVVFGALSIIAAIHLGWLDKTGARLKSFSLMKKTAGVLIILAAGLYLFTSIDLSEHVKWIPYNETLVTEAKDNKKPVILDVYADWCLPCRHMEKTVFNAPEVVELSKRFITLRLDITRKQPKQESIRKLYSIDGAPTIIFFDKDGKEIPQIRIEAKISAEEFLEHMKKALGE, from the coding sequence ATGAAAAATAACTTTCTCATTATACTTTTAATATATCTCTTACTATCTTTTACAGTAGAGGCAAAAACCCCCACTGTATCTGTAGAGGTTATACACTCCACTGACAGACATGAAATGTCAAAATCATACCCTGTTCTCTTCAGATTGACAGTAGCCAGTGGCTGGTACATTCACGGGACAACAAAAGAGGATTATCTGATACCCACCGCCCTTGTATTCACTGGCACAGATGGCATATCAGTTGAGAACATAGAGTTTCCTTTGCCGGAAAAGATAAAATTTGAATACACAGACAGGGCTGTTGATGTTTATGCCGGTACCTTCTATGCGCAGGGCATGGTAAAGGTGGAGCAGGGGGCGGCTACAGGGTTAAAATCAATAACAGGTGAGCTCAGTTATCAGGCATGCTCAAAGGCATCATGCCTTGCCCCTGAAACCATACCGGTTGAGATAGAGCTGGATGTTGTTACTACAGGTACTGCAACGAATCAGATAAACCAGGATATCTTTCTTGCAAGCGAGAGGATGGATAGGTCTGCTTCAAAGTATGATTCAGGCATCCTCTGGGCAATACTGTGGATATTCCTGGGTGGGCTTGCACTTAACCTCACACCCTGTGTATATCCTCTTATCCCCATAACTGTCTCATACTTTGGAGGGAGAGAAAACAGGCATGGCAGCCATACAATACTTCTTGGCATACTTTATATCTCCGGGCTTGCCTTCACCAATTCCATACTTGGTGTAACAGCAGCCCTTACAGGCGGGATTCTGGGTGCAGCCCTTCAGTACCCGGTTGTGCTTATTATAATTGCGCTTATCATGTTTTCACTGGGGTTAAGTTTCTTTGGCCTCTGGGAGATCCATGTGCCTGGAAGCATCACAAAGATAGCATCAAAAAATTTCAGCGGTTATTTTGGCACATTTTTTATGGGGCTTACCCTTGGGATCGTGGCAGCGCCGTGCCTTGGCCCCTTTGTCTTAGGGCTTTTAACCTATGTTGGTCAAAAGGGAGACCCCTTTATAGGTTTTCTCTATTTCTTTGTATTGAGCATAGGGATAGGTCTTCCATTATGCCTGTTGGCCATCTTTTCAAGCGCCATAGATCGTCTCCCGATGTCCGGGGACTGGATGCTTTGGGTAAAAAAGGTAATGGGGTGGGTCATGATTTTTATGGGGTACTATTTCTTAAGCACCCTTATAAAAAACCCCATGGTCTATTATGTGGTGTTTGGAGCTCTATCAATTATTGCTGCGATCCATCTGGGATGGCTTGATAAAACAGGGGCAAGGCTTAAGTCATTCAGCCTGATGAAAAAGACAGCTGGTGTATTGATTATCCTGGCAGCCGGGCTTTATCTCTTTACATCCATTGACCTGAGTGAGCATGTCAAATGGATACCATACAATGAAACCCTTGTTACAGAAGCAAAAGATAATAAAAAGCCGGTAATCCTGGATGTATACGCGGACTGGTGCCTGCCTTGCAGACACATGGAAAAGACCGTTTTTAATGCCCCGGAGGTTGTAGAGTTAAGTAAAAGATTTATTACCCTGAGGCTCGATATTACCAGAAAACAGCCGAAACAGGAGAGCATAAGAAAGCTCTACAGTATTGACGGTGCGCCAACCATCATATTTTTTGATAAAGATGGCAAGGAGATCCCGCAAATTCGTATAGAGGCAAAAATCAGCGCTGAAGAATTCCTGGAACATATGAAAAAGGCGCTTGGGGAATAA
- a CDS encoding ketoacyl-ACP synthase III has translation MKKIRILGTGSYVPLKKLTNDDIKDMGLDTSDEWIVQRTGIRERRIAEPDVATSDLAFEASKKALDMAGLTPDDIDLIVLGTITPDTQCPAAANWLQAKLNAKRAINFDVTAACSGFIYALHVASQFIHAGSAKNALVIGAEVMSRVVNWKDRTTCILWGDGAGAAILTADNKGHQLLSTHVHTDGENGRDLLVPGGGSKVTPITKESVERGEHYLNMIGANASFRVAVRHFVDSIMEGVEHNKLTIEDINWFIPHQANFRMFSSIAKSIEVPIERFYITLDRYGNSSSASCAIALDEAVRDGSIKDGNHVCMPVFGGGLTWGSALIRW, from the coding sequence ATGAAAAAGATCAGGATACTCGGCACAGGGTCATATGTCCCTCTAAAAAAACTTACCAACGATGATATAAAAGACATGGGGCTTGACACATCTGATGAATGGATAGTGCAGCGCACAGGTATCAGGGAAAGAAGGATTGCTGAGCCCGATGTTGCTACTTCAGACCTTGCCTTTGAGGCATCTAAAAAGGCCCTTGATATGGCAGGCCTTACGCCCGATGATATTGATCTTATTGTGCTTGGTACCATTACCCCTGATACGCAGTGTCCGGCAGCGGCCAACTGGCTACAGGCCAAGCTCAATGCTAAAAGGGCTATAAATTTTGATGTTACTGCTGCCTGTTCAGGGTTCATATACGCATTGCATGTTGCGTCCCAGTTCATACATGCTGGTTCAGCAAAAAATGCCCTTGTAATAGGCGCAGAGGTAATGTCGCGGGTAGTCAACTGGAAAGACAGGACAACCTGCATATTGTGGGGTGACGGAGCAGGGGCTGCCATATTGACTGCTGATAACAAGGGACATCAGCTTTTATCCACACATGTACATACTGATGGTGAAAACGGGAGGGATCTCCTTGTGCCGGGTGGCGGATCAAAGGTTACCCCTATAACAAAGGAGAGCGTTGAAAGGGGAGAGCACTACCTGAATATGATAGGCGCAAATGCAAGTTTCAGGGTTGCTGTGCGTCACTTTGTTGATTCGATCATGGAAGGGGTTGAGCACAACAAGCTTACCATAGAGGATATAAACTGGTTTATACCCCACCAGGCTAATTTCAGGATGTTTAGCTCGATTGCCAAATCAATAGAGGTGCCCATTGAGAGGTTTTACATCACGCTTGACCGCTATGGCAACTCATCCTCTGCATCGTGCGCCATTGCCCTTGATGAGGCGGTAAGAGATGGGAGCATAAAGGATGGAAACCATGTCTGCATGCCTGTATTTGGCGGTGGCTTAACCTGGGGAAGTGCGCTGATAAGATGGTAA
- the rlmD gene encoding 23S rRNA (uracil(1939)-C(5))-methyltransferase RlmD, producing MIIRNNDLVELYVETLAFGGEGIARVDGFVVFVKGAIPNDRVIARIIKKKKDYANAVIAAMLTPSPDRINAPCPYHEHCGGCRYQHLVYSSQLKYKEEHVADSIKRIGGLTGVPVHDVIPSDEIYGYRNKMEFSFSDRPWVLPEEYSRDNIREGFALGLHVPGTFSKVIDIDACLIQDSTGNAILQTVKAFVDKSHLPVYNLKTNEGFWRFLTLRHSVAFDEWMVNIVTSVNEPGQIKALADILHKSFPNIKTIVNNISSRKAATAVGEEEIVVTGEGYINEKIGPYTFRVSPNSFFQTNTKGAQRLYDQVLKYAELTGSERALDLFCGTGTIPIYLSGYAGEILGMEISESAVADAKLNCRINNISNCKFILGDIRDTINKISYKPDLMIVDPPRTGIHKDILKTIMEMGVERIVYVSCNPATMARDLCDMKEKYEVLEIQPVDMFPHTYHIESVAKIRIK from the coding sequence ATGATCATAAGAAATAATGATTTGGTTGAATTATATGTAGAGACGCTCGCATTTGGTGGTGAGGGCATTGCCAGGGTAGATGGGTTTGTTGTTTTTGTCAAAGGCGCTATCCCTAACGACAGGGTAATTGCCCGGATAATAAAAAAGAAAAAGGATTATGCCAATGCTGTAATTGCTGCGATGCTTACACCATCCCCTGACAGGATCAATGCCCCATGCCCATATCATGAGCACTGCGGCGGTTGCAGGTATCAGCATCTGGTTTATTCATCTCAGCTCAAATATAAGGAAGAGCATGTGGCAGATTCTATAAAGAGGATAGGGGGGCTCACAGGGGTTCCTGTCCATGATGTGATCCCATCTGATGAGATATATGGTTACAGGAATAAGATGGAGTTTTCATTCTCTGACAGGCCCTGGGTATTACCTGAGGAATACAGCAGGGACAACATCAGGGAGGGTTTTGCGCTGGGGCTGCATGTGCCCGGCACCTTCAGCAAGGTTATAGATATAGATGCCTGCCTTATACAGGATTCTACCGGGAATGCAATCCTTCAAACTGTAAAGGCATTTGTAGATAAGTCTCATTTGCCGGTCTATAACCTGAAAACCAATGAAGGTTTCTGGCGTTTTCTCACACTCAGGCATTCAGTGGCATTTGATGAGTGGATGGTGAACATAGTTACATCTGTAAATGAGCCGGGTCAGATCAAGGCCCTTGCAGATATACTGCATAAGAGTTTCCCCAATATAAAGACAATCGTTAACAATATAAGCAGCAGAAAGGCAGCCACAGCTGTGGGTGAAGAGGAGATAGTGGTAACCGGTGAGGGCTATATAAATGAAAAGATCGGCCCTTACACATTCAGGGTCTCACCCAATTCATTTTTCCAGACCAATACAAAAGGGGCTCAAAGGCTCTATGATCAGGTGTTAAAATATGCAGAACTTACCGGTTCTGAAAGGGCGCTTGACCTTTTTTGCGGTACAGGCACTATCCCCATTTACCTTTCTGGATATGCGGGAGAGATACTCGGTATGGAGATTTCTGAAAGCGCAGTAGCTGATGCAAAACTCAACTGCCGCATTAATAATATATCCAACTGTAAGTTTATACTTGGAGATATTCGTGACACTATCAATAAGATATCATACAAGCCTGATCTGATGATTGTTGACCCGCCCAGGACTGGCATACACAAGGATATCCTGAAGACAATCATGGAGATGGGTGTGGAAAGAATAGTTTATGTATCATGCAACCCTGCAACAATGGCAAGGGATTTATGTGATATGAAGGAGAAGTATGAGGTGCTGGAAATACAGCCGGTTGATATGTTCCCACATACATACCATATTGAGTCTGTCGCAAAAATAAGAATAAAATAA